The following are from one region of the Salvia hispanica cultivar TCC Black 2014 chromosome 1, UniMelb_Shisp_WGS_1.0, whole genome shotgun sequence genome:
- the LOC125209608 gene encoding ankyrin repeat-containing protein At5g02620-like, producing MSGEAVEKKLYNAASKGDVTTLVHLLEEDPYLVHGVLFPYSRNLLHIAAIHGQKSIIEEVLNLNPELACISDSQKSSPLHIAAARGHVEIASILLSKAPEMCWQRDDQGMNPVHVAAMNGHVEILELLLVESSMPAMERLHHGQTVLHLCVKHAQLRALKVLVEKMGDLVCTKDYDGDTLLHCAVRCNQLEMSKSIMVVVILIATMAFQSATSPAGGVWSEDDARHSYKAGKAVMASTHPYMYKKMTLANTMAFICSLTAMYLFTTRIHVNNLFFMMASWTAMLAALLSITITYIASVYMITPDEIMHSTGNKILLVVMLVLYGFGLISMFVSFVIQLHQSWDNKRRRQLDLSADAFPWRVFYWIFQQMEETRGHFQMFQR from the exons ATGTCGGGAGAAGCAGTAGAAAAGAAACTCTACAACGCTGCATCAAAAGGAGATGTAACAACACTTGTACATCTCCTTGAAGAAGATCCATATCTTGTTCATGGAGTCTTATTTCCATACTCAAGAAATCTTCTCCACATAGCAGCAATACATGGACAAAAATCCATCATTGAAGAAGTGCTTAACCTTAATCCAGAGCTAGCTTGTATTTCAGACTCCCAAAAATCATCGCCTCTCCACATTGCAGCAGCACGAGGGCACGTCGAGATTGCCTCGATATTGCTCTCAAAAGCCCCAGAGATGTGCTGGCAGCGCGACGACCAAGGCATGAATCCGGTTCATGTTGCAGCAATGAATGGGCATGTCGAGATTCTAGAACTTCTCCTTGTAGAGAGCTCTATGCCCGCGATGGAGAGACTGCATCACGGACAGACTGTGTTGCATTTGTGTGTGAAGCATGCTCAACTTAGGGCGTTAAAGGTTTTAGTGGAGAAGATGGGAGATCTTGTGTGTACAAAAGATTATGATGGTGATACATTATTGCATTGCGCTGTCAGATGCAACCAACTCGAG ATGAGCAAAAGCATAATGGTGGTGGTAATCCTGATCGCGACAATGGCCTTCCAGTCGGCCACCAGCCCCGCGGGCGGAGTATGGAGTGAAGATGACGCCAGGCACTCTTACAAAGCCGGGAAGGCTGTGATGGCATCCACCCACCCCTATATGTACAAGAAGATGACGCTCGCCAACACGATGGCCTTCATATGTTCCCTCACCGCGATGTACCTCTTCACCACCAGGATCCATGTCAATAACTTATTCTTCATGATGGCGTCCTGGACGGCCATGTTAGCGGCACTGCTATCTATCACAATCACCTACATAGCGTCGGTGTATATGATCACTCCGGATGAGATTATGCACTCGACAGGAAACAAGATTCTTCTGGTGGTGATGCTGGTGCTGTACGGATTTGGACTGATATCCATGTTTGTTAGTTTTGTAATTCAATTGCACCAGTCATGGGATAATAAGAGGCGGCGACAACTAGATCTTTCTGCCGATGCTTTCCCGTGGCGTGTTTTCTATTGGATTTTTCAGCAGATGGAGGAGACGCGGGGTCATTTTCAGATGTTTCAGCGGTAG